A stretch of the Egicoccus sp. AB-alg6-2 genome encodes the following:
- a CDS encoding EAL domain-containing protein, with product MSVSQPVPRAPAMQPWVSGTFRPLFSVSAILALLAGAWLISYAAGGSRTAAPHGFYLAIVLAALLLGAPGGALTGLAAGLLSGPLLPLNVATGESQLAANWLLRAFFFVLIGVMLGLLVTAMRRNYEAALEARFDHELRLATESAVPTTSYHQWQVRELLEQQRFTPVFQPIYALDDGRLLAVEALTRFTTEPPEAPDVWFRRADDLGMGRDLEVAVILAAVRVADTEGLPEDVALSLNCSPGTLADPRLLHLVRTSRRPVVFEITEHVLVEDYHELDRAMALLREHGARFAVDDAGAGFASLRHIVRLAPEIIKLDMSLTQNLRHDPIRRKLADCLIRFARETGSELVAEGIEHHADLVTWRDLGAHGAQGYHLARPGPLPVDAHSRIIVAETVVAARGPAGLA from the coding sequence TTGTCCGTCTCCCAACCGGTCCCTCGCGCCCCCGCCATGCAGCCGTGGGTGTCGGGGACCTTCCGCCCCCTGTTCAGCGTGTCCGCGATCCTGGCCCTGCTCGCCGGCGCCTGGCTGATCTCCTATGCCGCCGGCGGATCACGCACGGCGGCGCCGCACGGCTTCTACCTCGCCATCGTGCTGGCGGCGCTGCTGCTCGGAGCGCCGGGCGGCGCACTGACCGGCCTCGCCGCGGGCCTGCTCAGCGGCCCCCTTCTGCCGTTGAACGTCGCCACCGGCGAGTCGCAGCTGGCCGCGAACTGGCTGTTGCGCGCGTTCTTCTTCGTGCTCATCGGCGTCATGCTCGGCCTGCTGGTGACCGCGATGCGCCGCAACTACGAGGCCGCGCTCGAAGCGCGGTTCGACCACGAGCTGCGGTTGGCGACCGAATCGGCCGTGCCGACCACCTCCTACCACCAGTGGCAGGTGCGCGAACTGCTCGAACAGCAGCGCTTCACACCCGTGTTCCAGCCCATCTATGCCCTCGACGACGGGCGCCTGCTCGCGGTCGAGGCCCTGACACGCTTCACCACCGAGCCGCCCGAGGCCCCCGACGTCTGGTTCCGTCGCGCCGACGATCTGGGCATGGGCCGCGACCTCGAGGTGGCCGTCATCCTGGCGGCCGTCCGGGTCGCCGACACCGAGGGACTCCCCGAGGACGTGGCACTCAGCCTCAACTGCTCGCCCGGAACCCTGGCCGACCCTCGCCTGCTGCACCTGGTACGGACCAGTCGCCGGCCGGTCGTCTTCGAGATCACCGAGCACGTGCTCGTCGAGGACTACCACGAGCTCGACCGGGCCATGGCGCTGCTGCGCGAGCACGGGGCGCGCTTCGCCGTCGACGACGCCGGCGCCGGATTCGCGAGCCTGCGCCACATCGTGCGGCTGGCGCCGGAGATCATCAAGCTCGACATGTCCCTGACGCAGAACCTGCGCCACGACCCGATCCGTCGCAAGCTGGCGGACTGCCTCATCCGCTTCGCCCGGGAGACGGGCAGCGAGCTGGTCGCCGAGGGCATCGAGCACCACGCCGACCTGGTGACCTGGCGCGACCTCGGGGCACACGGCGCGCAGGGCTACCACCTGGCCCGTCCGGGGCCATTGCCGGTCGACGCCCACTCGCGCATCATCGTCGCCGAGACCGTGGTGGCAGCGAGGGGACCTGCCGGACTGGCGTAA
- a CDS encoding S8 family serine peptidase, which produces MTRHASVRSHLVSWLSLAGLAVSSVAATSAPAPADPDVVPGRVVVAWEDDVVEQDRAALLDRHGLHTLEQIDGLDAEVVGVPARAVERTITALTDEAHVKFAEPDFLLEVATDDPEFRRLWGLHNTGQSGGTAGMDVRAEAAWRLTRGAPEVVVAVVDTGIDLGHPDLAGNIWTNPREIAGNGRDDDGNGFVDDVNGWNFHHNTNQVFVDAVEDRHGTHVAGTVAAVADNGIGIAGLAPNVRIMPVKALGPGGTGTTSAAAAAITYAHANGATVINASFGGGSGSSILREAIRNATGALVVASAGNNGVDIDVTPSYPASWARDPHGVHNLLSVASIDRHGNRSSFSNFGVASVDLGAPGSDIYSTVPGGGYAHASGTSMAAPHASAAAALIASLAPGLDGAGLAEALKAGVRPLASLSAITTTGGLLDAHAALLPYAPTDPAPAADPAPAPDPAPAPAPAPSPAPAPAPAPAPAPAPAPAPAPAPAPAPGPAPAPAPVPEPLAPAPRTEPVRTPVPYDGTGARSLEQACPSLRTSGFHDVPTTSPHAAGVGCAASWQVFTGSTTGAFQPGTELTRGQLASVLARGIERATGRPLPAGRTSFGDVGDSAHREAIAKLAELGIVGGITETTYAPGAPVTRGQFAAMLARTYRELAGDLPAGRPAFTDVAGSSHAASIEGLAALGIVAGNGDGHYEPSAVLNRGQAATMVARLLDALVAAGVATPPSA; this is translated from the coding sequence GTGACCCGCCACGCCTCTGTCCGGTCGCACCTGGTGTCCTGGCTGTCGCTGGCCGGACTGGCCGTCTCGTCGGTTGCCGCGACCTCCGCGCCGGCGCCCGCGGACCCCGACGTCGTCCCGGGCCGCGTCGTCGTCGCGTGGGAGGACGACGTGGTCGAGCAGGACCGTGCCGCACTCCTCGACCGCCACGGGTTGCACACCCTCGAGCAGATCGACGGACTCGACGCCGAGGTGGTCGGTGTGCCGGCCCGCGCGGTGGAGCGCACGATCACCGCCCTCACCGACGAGGCGCACGTCAAGTTCGCCGAGCCCGACTTCCTGCTGGAGGTGGCGACGGACGACCCGGAGTTCCGCCGCCTGTGGGGGCTGCACAACACCGGTCAGAGCGGTGGGACGGCGGGCATGGACGTCCGCGCGGAGGCGGCCTGGAGGCTGACCCGCGGCGCACCGGAGGTCGTCGTCGCCGTCGTCGACACCGGGATCGACCTCGGCCACCCGGACCTGGCGGGCAACATCTGGACCAACCCGCGTGAAATCGCCGGCAACGGCCGCGACGACGACGGCAACGGCTTCGTCGACGACGTCAACGGCTGGAACTTCCACCACAACACCAACCAGGTCTTCGTCGACGCCGTCGAGGACCGCCACGGCACCCACGTCGCCGGCACGGTCGCGGCCGTGGCGGACAACGGCATCGGGATCGCCGGACTGGCGCCGAACGTCAGGATCATGCCGGTCAAGGCGCTCGGGCCCGGCGGCACCGGGACCACCTCGGCGGCGGCTGCCGCCATCACCTACGCGCACGCCAACGGCGCCACGGTCATCAACGCCTCGTTCGGTGGCGGCAGTGGCAGCAGCATCCTGCGCGAGGCCATCCGCAACGCCACCGGCGCGCTGGTGGTCGCCTCGGCCGGCAACAACGGCGTCGACATCGACGTGACGCCGAGCTATCCGGCGTCGTGGGCCAGGGACCCGCACGGCGTGCACAACCTGCTGTCGGTGGCGTCCATCGACCGCCACGGCAACCGCTCGTCGTTCTCCAACTTCGGCGTCGCCTCGGTCGACCTCGGCGCGCCAGGATCCGACATCTACTCCACGGTTCCCGGCGGCGGGTACGCGCACGCGTCGGGCACCTCGATGGCGGCACCGCATGCGTCCGCGGCGGCGGCGCTGATCGCCTCCCTCGCGCCGGGGCTGGACGGTGCCGGACTCGCTGAGGCGCTCAAGGCCGGGGTCCGGCCGCTGGCGTCGCTGTCGGCGATCACCACGACCGGCGGGCTCCTCGACGCCCACGCCGCCCTGCTGCCGTACGCCCCCACGGACCCGGCCCCTGCGGCTGATCCCGCGCCTGCACCGGACCCGGCCCCGGCTCCCGCTCCGGCACCGTCGCCCGCGCCCGCGCCTGCACCGGCTCCTGCGCCCGCGCCCGCGCCGGCTCCGGCGCCTGCTCCTGCTCCGGCGCCCGCGCCTGGACCGGCTCCTGCGCCGGCGCCGGTCCCTGAGCCCCTTGCGCCCGCGCCCAGGACCGAGCCCGTCCGCACGCCCGTCCCCTACGACGGCACCGGGGCGCGCTCCCTCGAGCAGGCCTGCCCGTCGCTCCGGACGTCTGGATTCCACGACGTTCCCACCACCTCGCCGCACGCGGCCGGCGTCGGCTGCGCCGCGTCCTGGCAGGTGTTCACCGGCTCGACCACCGGGGCGTTCCAACCGGGCACCGAACTGACCCGCGGACAACTCGCGTCGGTCCTCGCACGCGGCATCGAGCGGGCGACCGGTCGGCCCCTGCCCGCGGGACGCACGAGCTTCGGTGACGTCGGTGACTCGGCCCATCGGGAGGCCATCGCCAAGCTGGCCGAGCTGGGCATCGTCGGCGGGATCACGGAGACCACGTACGCGCCCGGCGCCCCCGTGACCCGGGGCCAGTTCGCCGCGATGCTGGCCCGTACCTACCGCGAGCTGGCCGGTGACCTCCCGGCGGGCCGCCCCGCGTTCACCGACGTCGCCGGGTCGTCCCACGCCGCCTCGATCGAAGGGCTCGCCGCGTTGGGAATCGTCGCCGGCAACGGCGACGGCCACTACGAGCCGAGCGCCGTCCTCAACCGCGGCCAGGCCGCCACCATGGTCGCGCGACTGCTCGACGCGCTGGTGGCGGCCGGCGTCGCCACCCCACCGTCGGCGTGA
- a CDS encoding ANTAR domain-containing protein — protein MITGQLEEALASRAVIEQAKGVLMAREQIDADTAFAWLREASMTSNRKLRSIAQDLVDRVASGV, from the coding sequence GTGATCACCGGTCAGCTCGAGGAGGCACTCGCCTCGCGCGCCGTCATCGAGCAGGCGAAGGGCGTGCTGATGGCACGCGAACAGATCGACGCCGACACGGCCTTCGCGTGGTTGCGGGAAGCGTCGATGACGAGCAACCGCAAGCTGCGCAGCATCGCGCAGGACCTCGTCGACCGGGTCGCCTCCGGCGTCTGA
- a CDS encoding GAF domain-containing protein: protein MQEHLRAVVVEFTRALLDEYDLSELLHRITDHAVTVVEATGAGIMLARGDSLEFAAASDEVVTAVERIQDRNQSGVCHEAFMKNTTLVVADLEQVDGWPEYRSRALELGLRSVLGLPLNARGTTIGVLNVYRDRPGPWSDEDVEAARSWRRWRPATCCTPARCRNSW, encoded by the coding sequence GTGCAGGAACATCTGCGTGCCGTGGTGGTGGAGTTCACGCGTGCGCTCCTCGACGAGTACGACCTGTCGGAGCTGCTGCATCGCATCACCGACCATGCCGTGACGGTGGTCGAGGCCACGGGGGCGGGCATCATGCTCGCGCGCGGCGACAGCCTCGAGTTCGCCGCCGCCTCCGACGAGGTGGTCACGGCGGTCGAGCGGATCCAGGACCGCAACCAGTCGGGGGTCTGCCACGAGGCGTTCATGAAGAACACGACCCTCGTCGTCGCCGATCTCGAGCAGGTCGACGGCTGGCCCGAGTACCGCAGCCGGGCGCTCGAGCTCGGTCTGCGGTCGGTGCTCGGCCTACCGCTCAACGCCCGCGGCACCACGATCGGCGTGCTCAACGTCTATCGCGACCGGCCAGGACCCTGGAGCGACGAGGACGTGGAGGCTGCGAGATCCTGGCGGCGATGGCGGCCGGCTACGTGCTGTACGCCAGCGCGTTGCAGGAACAGCTGGTGA
- a CDS encoding ANTAR domain-containing protein, with translation MISFRLFLEGDTLGALNFYSATAHAFGARSRLLGQVFASHAAVAMKASIAEVGLHAALESRDVIGQAKGILMAREALTSQAAFDRLRDVSQRRNVALRELAEEATRTGESPVPG, from the coding sequence ATGATCAGCTTCCGGCTGTTCCTCGAGGGTGACACCCTCGGGGCCCTGAACTTCTACTCCGCTACTGCGCACGCGTTCGGTGCCCGCTCCCGCCTGCTCGGACAGGTCTTCGCCTCGCATGCCGCCGTGGCGATGAAGGCGTCCATCGCCGAGGTCGGCCTCCACGCGGCGCTCGAGTCGCGCGACGTCATCGGCCAGGCGAAGGGGATCCTGATGGCGCGCGAGGCACTGACCTCCCAGGCGGCGTTCGACCGGCTCCGCGACGTGTCGCAACGCCGCAACGTGGCACTGCGCGAACTTGCCGAGGAGGCCACGCGAACGGGCGAGTCACCCGTTCCGGGGTGA
- a CDS encoding GAF and ANTAR domain-containing protein: protein MVDGLGAAEGGPEGGSGRFAAALRDLASCNEVDGTLQLAVELATELVGGCDIADIMFIRARGVTTPVSTDPLAIELDKIQEATDEGPCLQAGHDQVTVVAADLGSDPRWPAFGPDAAERGIRSALSFPLFLHRTDDDRFGVLNLYSRETDAFDAQAVERGEVFAAQCAAALAAAIAREGLQSALESRDVIGQAKGILMQRHRWSALEALDRIREVSQRDNVKLRDVARHVAETGELP from the coding sequence GTGGTAGATGGTCTGGGCGCGGCTGAAGGCGGTCCCGAGGGCGGGTCGGGCCGGTTCGCGGCGGCACTGCGCGACCTCGCGTCGTGCAACGAGGTCGACGGCACGCTGCAACTGGCGGTCGAGTTGGCGACCGAACTGGTCGGGGGCTGCGACATCGCCGACATCATGTTCATCCGCGCCCGCGGGGTCACGACCCCGGTCTCGACCGATCCGCTCGCGATCGAGTTGGACAAGATCCAGGAAGCGACCGACGAGGGGCCGTGCCTGCAGGCGGGGCACGACCAGGTCACGGTGGTCGCCGCCGACCTCGGCAGCGACCCGCGCTGGCCGGCGTTCGGCCCCGACGCCGCGGAACGGGGCATCCGATCGGCCCTGTCGTTTCCGCTCTTCCTCCATCGCACCGACGACGACCGCTTCGGCGTGCTCAACCTCTACTCCCGCGAGACCGACGCGTTCGACGCCCAGGCGGTCGAGCGCGGTGAGGTGTTCGCCGCACAGTGTGCGGCGGCGCTGGCGGCCGCGATCGCACGCGAGGGGCTGCAGTCCGCGCTCGAGTCCCGGGACGTGATCGGCCAGGCCAAGGGCATCCTGATGCAGCGGCACCGCTGGTCGGCGCTCGAGGCGTTGGACCGGATCCGCGAGGTGTCGCAGCGCGACAACGTCAAGTTGCGTGACGTCGCGAGGCACGTCGCCGAAACGGGCGAACTGCCCTGA
- a CDS encoding lamin tail domain-containing protein, with protein sequence MGRRTVVAAAMVAAACSGGGASGTFDLPDADTARTGSAYIARVVADAEGDDLAEGAGEHVVLRHDLDIRNDLGGWWLEDAQGNRLNVGIGTQIDPGAELRVHTACGENSDEAVFNCLDTEVLDDDGDVLVLRDAAGAEVHRFAYGDAAE encoded by the coding sequence GTGGGTCGGCGTACGGTGGTGGCGGCGGCCATGGTGGCCGCCGCCTGCAGCGGCGGTGGCGCCAGCGGCACGTTCGACCTGCCCGACGCCGACACCGCGCGGACCGGGTCGGCCTACATCGCCAGGGTCGTCGCCGACGCCGAGGGCGACGACCTCGCCGAGGGGGCGGGCGAGCACGTGGTCCTGCGCCACGACCTCGACATCCGCAACGACCTCGGCGGCTGGTGGCTCGAGGATGCGCAGGGCAACCGCCTCAACGTCGGCATCGGGACCCAGATCGACCCCGGTGCCGAGCTGCGCGTGCACACGGCCTGCGGCGAGAACAGCGACGAAGCGGTCTTCAACTGCCTCGACACCGAGGTGCTGGACGACGACGGCGACGTGCTCGTCCTGCGGGATGCCGCCGGCGCCGAGGTCCACCGCTTCGCCTACGGCGACGCCGCCGAATGA
- a CDS encoding uracil-xanthine permease family protein: MVDRGSVEVLYDVEEMPPLGKAIPLGLQHVLVMVASNVTIPIIIAGVVGATTGETAFLVQVALLVAGLTTLLQTIGIGPVGARLPVVQGTSFGFLVIAIPLASEYGLSAIFGGAIFAGVVQVLLGVSLRWLKSLFPPLVSGIVVLVIGVGLLPAGINLAGGGAGSENFGSATNLGLAGLVLVVILVTYALGKGILSAASVLVGLVVGYLAAIPFGLVDGARIADAAWFSFPRPLAFGLTFPAAAVIGMGVMAIATSVETIGDLAAVTKGGAGREVTDKELSGGVIADGVGTAFASVFSAMPNTSYSQNVGLVAFTGVMSRHVVSVGAVFLILAGFIPKLAAVIAAMPSAVLGGAAVVMFAMVAAAGIRLIAESRLDRRALLIIAVSVGVGQGMATVPDLVAIAPEQLRVLLITGIVPAGFLAVFLNLVLPGRETGTDSPLGAAVAPANITTDPARPTDPARPTGPAGAPDPAHRHDPVPPADTTGT; encoded by the coding sequence ATGGTCGATCGCGGTTCGGTTGAGGTCCTGTACGACGTCGAGGAGATGCCGCCGCTGGGCAAGGCCATCCCCCTCGGCCTTCAGCACGTGCTGGTGATGGTCGCCAGCAACGTCACCATCCCCATCATCATCGCCGGCGTCGTGGGAGCGACCACCGGCGAGACCGCCTTTCTCGTGCAGGTCGCGCTGCTCGTCGCCGGTCTGACCACGTTGCTGCAGACGATCGGAATCGGGCCCGTCGGCGCCCGGCTTCCCGTCGTCCAGGGCACCAGCTTCGGGTTCCTGGTCATCGCCATCCCGCTGGCGTCGGAGTACGGGCTGTCGGCGATCTTCGGCGGCGCGATCTTCGCCGGCGTCGTGCAGGTTTTGCTGGGCGTCAGCCTGCGCTGGCTCAAGTCGCTGTTCCCGCCGCTGGTCAGCGGCATCGTGGTGCTCGTCATCGGGGTCGGGCTGCTGCCCGCCGGGATCAACCTCGCCGGCGGTGGCGCCGGTTCGGAGAACTTCGGTTCCGCCACCAACCTCGGCCTGGCCGGCCTGGTGCTCGTGGTGATCCTGGTCACGTACGCGCTCGGCAAGGGCATCCTCAGCGCCGCCTCCGTCCTGGTCGGCCTCGTGGTCGGCTACCTCGCCGCCATCCCGTTCGGGCTCGTCGACGGTGCCCGCATCGCCGACGCCGCCTGGTTCTCGTTCCCGCGTCCGCTCGCGTTCGGCCTCACGTTCCCGGCGGCGGCCGTCATCGGCATGGGCGTCATGGCCATCGCGACCAGCGTCGAGACCATCGGCGACCTCGCCGCGGTCACCAAGGGCGGTGCCGGCCGCGAGGTCACCGACAAGGAGCTGTCCGGTGGCGTCATCGCCGACGGTGTCGGCACCGCGTTCGCGTCGGTGTTCAGCGCGATGCCCAACACCTCCTACAGCCAGAACGTCGGCCTCGTCGCCTTCACCGGCGTGATGAGCCGGCACGTGGTGTCCGTCGGCGCGGTCTTCCTGATCCTCGCCGGCTTCATCCCGAAGCTCGCCGCGGTCATCGCCGCCATGCCGTCGGCCGTTCTCGGTGGTGCTGCGGTCGTGATGTTCGCGATGGTCGCCGCGGCAGGTATCCGCCTGATCGCGGAGTCGCGGCTCGACCGGCGCGCGCTGCTGATCATCGCCGTCTCGGTCGGGGTCGGCCAGGGCATGGCCACCGTGCCCGACCTGGTCGCCATCGCGCCCGAACAGCTGCGGGTCCTGCTGATCACCGGCATCGTGCCGGCCGGCTTCCTCGCCGTGTTCCTCAACCTCGTCCTGCCGGGACGCGAGACGGGGACCGACTCGCCGCTGGGTGCAGCGGTCGCTCCAGCCAACATCACGACCGACCCGGCGCGTCCGACCGATCCGGCGCGTCCGACCGGCCCGGCGGGAGCGCCGGATCCTGCGCACCGGCACGACCCGGTCCCGCCGGCCGACACGACCGGGACGTAA
- a CDS encoding nucleotidyltransferase domain-containing protein, translated as METSELVETIGTALAGEPVEFAYLFGSQARGDAQPHSDVDLAVLFADGLPASDRFERFLELGARLERLLGRHVDVVDLAEAPLRLAGRILTERVVVVGLQSAARVRYETDLLPRFLDFDHHARQLDQALLATMARQAP; from the coding sequence GTGGAGACCAGCGAACTCGTGGAGACGATCGGTACGGCCCTTGCCGGCGAGCCGGTGGAGTTCGCGTACCTCTTCGGTTCCCAGGCGCGGGGTGACGCACAGCCGCACAGCGACGTGGACCTCGCGGTGCTGTTCGCCGACGGACTGCCGGCATCGGACCGCTTCGAGCGGTTCCTCGAGCTCGGAGCCCGGCTGGAGCGTCTGCTGGGTCGGCACGTCGACGTCGTCGACCTGGCCGAAGCGCCGCTGCGCCTCGCCGGTCGCATCCTGACGGAGCGTGTGGTCGTCGTCGGACTCCAGAGCGCAGCACGGGTGCGGTACGAGACCGATCTCCTCCCCCGCTTCCTGGACTTCGACCACCATGCCCGGCAACTCGACCAAGCGTTGCTGGCGACGATGGCCAGGCAGGCGCCCTGA
- a CDS encoding DUF86 domain-containing protein, which translates to MVDAERLLALLDRLERTEDELRRLRELGPAAVRDDVDRMYACKYLFVLAAEIAIDAGQHVIASEGYSAPSSFAGVFEELARRGAIDAELGDSLGAMARFRNLLVHGYAEVDDDRVVDILHGDRLHDLQRLRSSLAGLAEN; encoded by the coding sequence ATGGTCGACGCCGAACGACTCCTGGCTCTCCTCGATCGGCTCGAGCGGACCGAGGACGAGCTGCGCCGGTTGCGCGAACTCGGCCCCGCTGCCGTCCGCGACGATGTCGACCGGATGTACGCCTGCAAGTACCTGTTCGTCCTCGCGGCGGAGATCGCGATCGATGCGGGACAGCATGTCATCGCGTCCGAGGGCTACTCCGCGCCGAGCTCGTTCGCCGGCGTCTTCGAGGAGTTGGCGCGTCGAGGCGCGATCGACGCGGAACTCGGCGACTCCCTGGGGGCCATGGCGCGGTTTCGGAACCTGCTCGTGCATGGCTACGCGGAGGTCGACGACGACCGTGTCGTCGACATCCTGCACGGCGATCGGCTGCACGACCTCCAGCGGTTGCGATCCAGCCTTGCGGGCCTGGCCGAAAACTGA